A portion of the Colius striatus isolate bColStr4 chromosome 1, bColStr4.1.hap1, whole genome shotgun sequence genome contains these proteins:
- the ING1 gene encoding inhibitor of growth protein 1 isoform X1, which yields MKMLSPANGDQLHLVNYVEDYLDSIESMPFDLQRNVSLMREIDAKYQEILKDLDDYYEKFKRETDAVQKRRMLHCIQRALIRSQELGDEKIQIVSQMVELVENRTRQVDSHVELFETCQETNDTTGNSGKASQDKSKNETITQAEKPNNKRSRRQRNNENRENASNNHDHDDITSGTPKEKKAKTSKKKKRSKAKAEREASPPDLPIDPNEPTYCLCNQVSYGEMIGCDNDECPIEWFHFSCVGLNHKPKGKWYCPKCRGENEKTMDKALEKSKKERAYNR from the exons ATGAAAATGTTGAGTCCTGCAAACGGAGACCAGCTTCACCTAGTGAACTATGTGGAGGATTATCTGGACTCCATCGAGTCTATGCCCTTCGATCTGCAGAGAAATGTCTCCTTGATGAGGGAAATTGACGCCAAATATCAAG AGATTCTGAAAGACCTGGACGATTACTATGAAAAATTTAAACGAGAGACAGATGCCGTGCAGAAGCGGAGGATGTTGCACTGCATCCAGAGAGCCTTGATTCGGAGCCAGGAGCTAGGGGACGAGAAGATCCAAATCGTCAGTCAGATGGTGGAGCTGGTTGAGAACAGAACCAGGCAGGTGGACAGCCACGTGGAGCTGTTTGAGACCTGCCAAGAGACTAACGATACCACTGGCAACAGTGGAAAGGCCAGCCAGGACAAGTCAAAGAACGAGACAATCACGCAGGCTGAAAAGCCCAACAACAAGCGGTCGAGGCGGCAAAGGAATAATGAGAACCGAGAGAACGCCTCCAATAATCACGACCACGATGACATCACCTCAGGAACTccaaaggagaagaaagcaaaaacatccaAGAAGAAGAAGCGATCCAAGGCTAAAGCTGAGAGGGAAGCCTCTCCCCCAGACCTCCCTATTGACCCTAACGAGCCAACGTACTGCTTGTGCAACCAGGTCTCCTATGGAGAAATGATCGGATGCGATAACGACGAGTGCCCCATTGAGTGGTTTCACTTTTCCTGCGTGGGACTCAATCATAAACCAAAGGGCAAATGGTACTGCCCCAAATGTAGAGGAGAGAACGAGAAAACTATGGACAAGGCATTGGAGAAGTCTAAAAAAGAAAGGGCCTACAACAGGTAG
- the ING1 gene encoding inhibitor of growth protein 1 isoform X2, with product MSPLSDTSLREPVFDQHSKKEILKDLDDYYEKFKRETDAVQKRRMLHCIQRALIRSQELGDEKIQIVSQMVELVENRTRQVDSHVELFETCQETNDTTGNSGKASQDKSKNETITQAEKPNNKRSRRQRNNENRENASNNHDHDDITSGTPKEKKAKTSKKKKRSKAKAEREASPPDLPIDPNEPTYCLCNQVSYGEMIGCDNDECPIEWFHFSCVGLNHKPKGKWYCPKCRGENEKTMDKALEKSKKERAYNR from the exons ATGAGCCCCTTGTCAGATACCAGCCTCAGGGAACCTGTCTTTGATCAGCATTCCAAAAAAG AGATTCTGAAAGACCTGGACGATTACTATGAAAAATTTAAACGAGAGACAGATGCCGTGCAGAAGCGGAGGATGTTGCACTGCATCCAGAGAGCCTTGATTCGGAGCCAGGAGCTAGGGGACGAGAAGATCCAAATCGTCAGTCAGATGGTGGAGCTGGTTGAGAACAGAACCAGGCAGGTGGACAGCCACGTGGAGCTGTTTGAGACCTGCCAAGAGACTAACGATACCACTGGCAACAGTGGAAAGGCCAGCCAGGACAAGTCAAAGAACGAGACAATCACGCAGGCTGAAAAGCCCAACAACAAGCGGTCGAGGCGGCAAAGGAATAATGAGAACCGAGAGAACGCCTCCAATAATCACGACCACGATGACATCACCTCAGGAACTccaaaggagaagaaagcaaaaacatccaAGAAGAAGAAGCGATCCAAGGCTAAAGCTGAGAGGGAAGCCTCTCCCCCAGACCTCCCTATTGACCCTAACGAGCCAACGTACTGCTTGTGCAACCAGGTCTCCTATGGAGAAATGATCGGATGCGATAACGACGAGTGCCCCATTGAGTGGTTTCACTTTTCCTGCGTGGGACTCAATCATAAACCAAAGGGCAAATGGTACTGCCCCAAATGTAGAGGAGAGAACGAGAAAACTATGGACAAGGCATTGGAGAAGTCTAAAAAAGAAAGGGCCTACAACAGGTAG
- the ING1 gene encoding inhibitor of growth protein 1 isoform X3, with amino-acid sequence MLHCIQRALIRSQELGDEKIQIVSQMVELVENRTRQVDSHVELFETCQETNDTTGNSGKASQDKSKNETITQAEKPNNKRSRRQRNNENRENASNNHDHDDITSGTPKEKKAKTSKKKKRSKAKAEREASPPDLPIDPNEPTYCLCNQVSYGEMIGCDNDECPIEWFHFSCVGLNHKPKGKWYCPKCRGENEKTMDKALEKSKKERAYNR; translated from the coding sequence ATGTTGCACTGCATCCAGAGAGCCTTGATTCGGAGCCAGGAGCTAGGGGACGAGAAGATCCAAATCGTCAGTCAGATGGTGGAGCTGGTTGAGAACAGAACCAGGCAGGTGGACAGCCACGTGGAGCTGTTTGAGACCTGCCAAGAGACTAACGATACCACTGGCAACAGTGGAAAGGCCAGCCAGGACAAGTCAAAGAACGAGACAATCACGCAGGCTGAAAAGCCCAACAACAAGCGGTCGAGGCGGCAAAGGAATAATGAGAACCGAGAGAACGCCTCCAATAATCACGACCACGATGACATCACCTCAGGAACTccaaaggagaagaaagcaaaaacatccaAGAAGAAGAAGCGATCCAAGGCTAAAGCTGAGAGGGAAGCCTCTCCCCCAGACCTCCCTATTGACCCTAACGAGCCAACGTACTGCTTGTGCAACCAGGTCTCCTATGGAGAAATGATCGGATGCGATAACGACGAGTGCCCCATTGAGTGGTTTCACTTTTCCTGCGTGGGACTCAATCATAAACCAAAGGGCAAATGGTACTGCCCCAAATGTAGAGGAGAGAACGAGAAAACTATGGACAAGGCATTGGAGAAGTCTAAAAAAGAAAGGGCCTACAACAGGTAG